GGAGAGCTAACAGGCCAACAGCAGCGGGACGTTTTCACACATTAACTAAAGACGCGGTTTGGATCCATGTTGTTGTTCGGCTTTCTCTCTTCTAACtgttttcctctctccctctatctctccgAGGCGTCTTCTCTGCGCTTTTCCTGCGGCACTGATAGGAGGATAGAGCGcactgcgcatgcgcgatcCACCCACCCTGTCTATTCAGTCCTGACAGGAGTCACCACAGTACAAACCAAGGTGGAGTTAACTGGCAGGATGGTTTCTGACTAAATCCCAGATGTTGTTTCAATGGAGAAATGGAGAAAGAAATTCTTCACAAAATATGACTCTGTAATATGAAtacacttattttattttgtttttttcgctTGAAATTTGGaaagatttgaaaaaaacatctaCTCCTAACAGTTATGATTACTTAGGCTACTAGAAGGCAGGCTAGGCAAATTGCACATCAAATCTAAGTATTAgtagttttgttttgtattatcTTAAAGGATTCCTTGTAAGTCTAAAACACAGAAATCGGCTAAAGTGCAATAAAGTGTCTACAGCACTTTTTTGTTCAATTTGATCTATTTACTTGGTGATTAACCAATGGAAATCATTTTCTGATGGAGAAAACATGATAAACTGCCCTCTAAGGTGTCTTTCCAGTGGAGAAAAGGTGATGAAGGGACGCCTCCtgggtttatttatttattcattttatttgttagGGACCATGTGCAATGTTTAACATAAATGttgccatttgatgcattgtaccagagttagccttaggctaatttagatctgcagtccctaggcaggGCACAATTTAAATCCAACAGTAAAAACATGACAACATCTAACAAAACAACAAGACAGATCACAAATCCTACATCAATATAATGCACAttgtgacacacaaacacacacacacacacacacacacacacacacctgttcagcaccatgctgaaaaacaaaagaaataaaagtaaaaaaagcagGATGTCAGTGGTTGCAGAGTTCATATTGAGTTCATATTGAGTTgattttaaataatgttttaatttaaatgtgacGCTTCTGATGAAACTACAGGTCTTTATGTTGTCTGGAATAGCATTCCATTGAGTGATGGCTTTAACTGAAAATGCTGACTGTCCAAAGGTTGTATAACGGAAGGGTACAGTGCAGTTATGTATGGAGGCTGTTCTGGCAGATCTGCAGAGCTAACAGAGCGGAGATAGACAAAATTGTTTGTGCAGGAATGTGCACATGCTGGAATAGTTCTGCACCTAGATATAACTGATCTTAGGCTGAATTaggtcacacacagacacacaaagacatgagAAGCAAGAGTCAGTCTTGGGTAATAACCTGGCTGATATACAGAAGCAAGTCTGAGCAAACAGGATGCCCCTGTGAGTGAAAATAATACAGTGTTACCTTGTTTTTGTGACAGTCAAACCTGGCTTCAGCTGAACCATTAAGAACACACACTTAAATGCCTAATCACTACAAAtattacattcatttttattttaataccaactattttattttagtaCTTGTTCACTTTAACTTATGCAGAAAGATTGCCAGGATGTTAATCACTGATTGGCTATTTTCcattgtggtattgctactgtACTCTACTCAAAAAAGactttgaatacttcttccaccactgattaaaGGCAAAATAAGCAGTCAGATTGAGTAGGAAACTAGCATACACACGTGTGTTATACACTGAATGAGGAAATAAAAACTACCTTAACAAAGGTATTTGCAAAAATGAACAGTATACAAGGAGATACAAGAAGAAAAgatcaacaaaaatgtaaaataaattacagaagattaaatgtacatacattttttgtctGAACTATTAAAAGCAGCCTGTCGGGAAATCTCAGGGTGCAGTTTGGCTCATAGATGAAAAATGTCAGAGATATGTGGCCAGGTCATGGTTAAACGTGAACCTGAGATGATCAACTTCAACTTCCACTTTATTTGTGTCCCCGAAGGGCGATTAGGTGTGGAACCAACTGGAACACAACCGTAACAGTACGAGGACAAATGAATACCAGTACAAGGTGCATGGATAGCAGCGTCAAAGTAACCTACATAGGGTAGGAAAAAGTGCATATCAGCCTCCAAAGTTGACACAATATAATCAACAACGACCATCGTCAACAGCATCAgcatccattacattacatcaccaaCCCCTTTTATCAACGTTTCTGACATCCTCAACACATAGTCAACAGACTAGAATGTATAACCAAACaaggaataaagaaagaaagaaaagaaagaggacaTAATGAGGTAGCCAAGAGATCAAATAAGACTCCTCCCCTGACCCCTATTCAAGAAGGAAATGGCTGCAGGTATAAAGGAGTACTTGTACTTCAGTATCAGATCAGTAAAATCTTTTTTCTATTAGTTAGTGGCAACCAGTCTCCAACATGTTGTTAACAACCTGCTGCTTGCTGCCGTCGTCCTCGGTATCTCCAGACGTGGTAGAGAGTtgtgacagagacaggaaaGAAGTGACAACAGTTCAAATGAGAGGATATAAAAGTCAAAGTCAGCCAGGGATATAAAAGATCAAATGTTGGAAATTGTTTTAACTGCTAGAAGCCTGATCTGATCACTACAGGTTACGGTTACAGAAACCAGCACACACCCATGTAAACATTACTATGGAAAATATAAAGATTTGATTTAATCTCTTTTGGCTCTCAGATACCAGAACAGTTGAATGGATGACACTGCATTTCAAAGATCCTGTGGAGAGCAATGAGGAGCGTGTAACAACATTGCTCCCTAGTGTTTATAGTGGGTTCATACAGCTGCTGAGACCAGgaagtacacacacatatcagTAGATGGCAGTCCTCTGCTAAATATTCATCTGAAACGGTTCTGCTTAACAGACTCTCTTTACAGCGTCCTCTGAAATCATTAAGACGGCACTTAATTGCTCTTTTGACAGTTTTATTGAATTTGCTTTCACCAACACgtttactgtaaatacaatGAAGCAATCTGCAGTAAATACCCTACAATGGATATTACAGCTCTGACATTTTAGTGTTTAGACAAAACAtgatttctctcttttttttttttttttttcaaatacattgACTCCAGAAAATATCCTCTTTAAGGTTAttgctcctcctctctgtcaatGTAATCTTCTTTGTCTGCACCTCCACCAAAATCCACAGTCATTTGAGAGTCATTACCAATCATAATGTACCTAGCATTttcaatgtgaatatttggttgttgttgttgttgttgttgttgttgttgttgttgccactgAACCCTGCCGTCACCACCCTCCTGTTCTGGTGGAACACTGGGGCCGAAAAGAAGTCTTTGTGCCATTAAAAGGCTCAGGTTCTCTTTCTCCAGCAACTGTGCTGTGCTACACTCTTTGATCAACTGCTTCTGGTACTGGTTTAAATTCTTTagtctctcctgtctctccatCTGCATTTTTACTGTCTGCTCTGCTGTCCAGATTTTTTTCTGGTTTTTAATCTTCGCTGGAGACAAAAACTTATTTAATTGCCTTGCAAAGCTGTTGTTCTCCCTGAGGGGATTTAATGTCCGCAAAACCAAAGGGATGCTCTCTCTGGGCATGCAGTTCTCCAGTGGCAGCAGAGGGATAACTGTGTTGTACTTGTGTTTCTTGTTCATGGAGTTGATAAGGGCAGAGTCTGTCTCCATCTCCAGCATGCGAGTGTTAAAGTTGCAGGTAAGCAGCAGAAGAGTGAAGGCCGAGTTGTTGATAGCATCCTCTACACACCTCAGAGTGCTCTTTCCTGGCTCGGCAAAGTCCCCTGAAAAAGTTGCACCTTCCCCATCAACTCGCATCAATGTTTCCAGTCTTTCTCTCATGCTCTCGGCCACATCTTCATCCTCCGGTGCATGCAAGATAACGAATGGATAAAATGTTggcttttcctcctcttctgcATCTTTACTTTCATGCATTTCATTTGGAACAGGCATCTTGAGTGGGAAAATGTTTGCTGCAGTAGCAAAGTTTGGTTCAGTGGTTGGTTTAGTGGTTTGGTTTAGAGTCTCACATCGAGTGATAAGACTGTCCAACTTACTGCCCTCTGCGGCTAATGTGCCATCCATCTTTGAGTGTTTCTTTGCACCAAACATAGGAGGTTCACTGGATTTAGGCTGAGATGTGTGAGATTGCCCAAGTGCATTTTTTGCTTCACATTCACCAAAAAGGACGGGATTGTTTAGTTTGGAtttatctgatgtttctggagTTATTTTGTCGTCTTGAAATGAGGCTGTTGGAGGTATACTTATCTCTAGATGAGAGGGGTATGAGGGTATTGAAGAGGTCGCCTGCAGTGGGCTGGGCAGACTGTGAGCTCTCTCTGACTGATCCTGAGACAGGGTAACTTTTAAAGTTGTGTTTCCTTCACCCAAGCTGCTAAGAGGATCATGGTAAGACCCCGACTTGAGATCCTTTGGGGAGCAAATCAACTCTGCAAACTGAGGCCCACACACATTTTTAGCTTCCTCTCTGAGCAGATCATACTCTAGATCCTTACATTTACTTGTTTTTCGAATGTCACTGGAAAGGGATCTCTTATATGCCAGATTTCTCAGAGTTGGATCACACAGCCTCTGTTCTGACAGAACCTTGAAAAGACGAGCCAACTGTGCCAAAGATTCTCCTGTAAACTCTTGAAAATGACCACAATGATCAGCAAAATCTTCAAATTTGCCTCCACTCATCTGCCACTTCTCAGCTAGATGGTTAGCGAGGTAGTTGTCCTTCAGCATCTGGAGTTTGTTCAGGGCCCGTTCCTCTTTCTGGAGAAGGATCAGACATAAGGCGTGTACAATATTTTCTTCAGGAGACTCACCCAGCTGGAATGTCAGGCTTAGCAGCTtttgcggaagtgccttaactAGTATGTCTAAGACATCTCTCAGTCCTGTCCCCTGATTTTCTTGTCCCCCCTgattcattttcagttttacGTGCTAGTCAACCTTCAGCCAATGAGATAAGCAGACAGGATCATATGTGATTTAACGACATATTCTTCTTCATTTCTTCAATAAACTGGAGTTGAAGAGAGAGGTGCACAATTGCATGGACATTCTTGTTTCTGTCAAGagatcaaatcaacaaacattaAAAGTTATGCAGTCAACATTTATGATCACAATTTGTTGGGCTTTTTGTTCTGACTGCTTGGTAAAAACTTGATCCACCAAGATCAAACTGACACTAAATAATCATTAACTTGATGCCATTACTCACCGGCATGGAGTCCTAAGCACCATAACTCTGTTACTGAGTCTGTGTGTTTCCAGCTCAAATAAGGAAGTCACTCAGTCTCCAGTTTTCCAGTTGAGTTCTACGAGTAGAAAACTCTCTTCTCCAAACAGAAAGCTCTTAGTGCACGTATGAGATCGACCACAGAACACCACTGGTGAGTCTTGTCAAACTTTTGATATCAAGTTTTTCAGTGACCGTACCTATGCCTGTTGTACAGGCCTCTGCCAGCTTGAAACACTTACGCAACACAATGATGACGTTGGATTTTGTGAAGTAAGGGAGCTCATGAAGGACAAAAGACAAAAGCAGGAAGAAGGAAAAACATAGCTCACCAAATGACCAAATAAGTTGCAACATCCTTAACAAATGCTATAAATAATGCAAGCATTCACCAGAATTGCTGCTCACTTCTATAACATGTACTTTGTGACACTCTGTCAACTTTTGTGGACTCAAACAATTAACATTGCAAATCTgcgaacaaaaaaaaatcacttgcgATGAGTGTGGAAGTCTTTAGCTCCTCGTGCACAATGGGCGCAGAAGAAAGAAGAATTCTGGCTTTTCTCCCCCCTCTCTGCTGAGAGGCAAGTGTATTTTTATCCACGGAGGAAACCTCCAACCCTGTATTTACCAGGGGTGGGGTCACACCAGGCAGAGTGCAAGCCAGCATCAAATCCCACAATACAGTGCAGACAGAGAGCCTCTCTGTAGTGCTGAGTGCAGTGTGATATGTTTACTGTATGACCACTTCTGAGGGATCGCAGTAACTCTATAGAAAGTGTGGTTTCTATGTATATCGTGGCATTGCATCGGTATGTATGGATCTTTACAGAATATAGTATCAGCATTCAGTTGAGATATATACTGTAGCACATGCTACCAAGACCACAGCTCTGCTGTTTTAAGCATAACCCCATCTATATAGCCCACAGTATACTGCACCAACTAAGGGACTGTAAAAAATGATTAGGGGACAAGGGGGGTCAGAAAAGTGAGAGGGTTTTCTTTTGGCTTAAAGGACAGTAGTTTGACTTTTCTGGGAGAGCAGAGATTtggtttatgttttattttagcctAGCCTAGTTATTTACATATTAACTATATCAAAGGGTATAGCTATTGGGGTTTGGGACTGTATTGGTTAAATGACAAGGGATGAGGTTCGATAGTGTTTTATGAAATCTGAATCCAGTTCTTATTCCGTTAATCAAATTCAAATCCATTTGAATGCCTTATCAAATCTTTTTAGGTAGTTGAATTGGTGGAGAATTAATATATATCttagttaaaacaaaaatatgtttttatttcactcaGTATCATATCTAAACCACAGAATTTCTACTGTGCTGAAAGGGTGAGGAGCTTTCACCACATATTTTGTCACTGCTCTGTGACATTCGCTCACGCTGTCCTGACTCATGTTTCCTTTTGCTGCGAGGGAAAACAGTATTCCCTCCTCGCTGGGGggctgtgctacagcagcagaaaccatagaagcaaaagtaaaaacatcaCAGTTGAAATAATATTACATCTAAATATCAACTGGGCTCACCATCTTATCTCACCACGGATCCCACAGTagcccaaaatacacaacaaactAAATGCATTGCTGATTTTTCTGCATGTATGATGCACTTAAGATTACTTGGTCACAGAGTGGCTGGAATATTCAAAATATTCAACATTTTGTAATGTCTGCCATATATttacagtgttgggaaggatactttcaaaacatattccgttacagaatacataatacatgcccaaaaatgtaatttgtaacgtattccgttacgttactcaatctgagtaacgttttctgaatacttggattacttccacattgaattgaatttctaagtataggaatgcggccatcacatacagcttactaaacagccctattctgttgtgttcttctgttccaactggctgaatgtgtacctgaacaagcagatagattgttgtatttatatatttgtagtcccgaactgcatactacaaaaatctaccacgagctaattttagctaacgttagctcacgtCAAatggggctagtcagtctttcaaaggctctggggctagtaaatcagtacgtaggagaatgtaaagtcgcacatcaactataaaatagcaaggtgaccataAAACTACAGCGGACGtctacccttggctaattaaaaaaaaaaaacttactttaagatgcttcttcaggttggaggtggagtaatttggacgctgaaaggaggttggttgctggcaagcagaggttgcactgcacagttatatttcattcttcctgttctttctttaatgtgaaatgctgtttaaatttccaagatagaaacgcattcctgccctggctctgttgtgccggttccgactccattgtgactgatcacgcaaatagctaatcttttcgttttcatattggggcttatgggaaatgcatggagttgccttaatttattcagagagtgaataaactcgtgaaacagagaagtatcgtcatgtaatccactgatttcaacaatgtaactgtattctaaataccaactatttaaattgtaactgtaacaaaatacagttactcataatttgtattctgaatacataACGGCGGTACATGTATTctgttactccccaacactgtacATTTAGCAAGTTTCAATTTCACTTCTAATCTGTACATTGGCTATGTTATAAAGACATTTAGGTTTTAATTGGAGTACACTATTAAGTAAGTTGTACCAATTCAATACTGTTCAGTACTGTCTTTTTAGGTATGGGGGAGAAAGatgttgcagttttttttaagttaaggaAAGGGTGCAAagaaaatatttctttaaaaaaaaaaagtgaaatttccGTACGGTCCCTAACTAGCCATGATATGCACATGAATATTCTTATAAACACTTGCACACCATATATGCCCCAGTATACCCCctctaacacatacacacatgcaagcaAATGCACACATAATCTGCCCCTAACATGAAAGCACTGGAGCAAacccacacacattcacacagcttTAGGATCATCCTCAGTCAGTTACATAACAGACTGCCAAACGTCCATCTTTATTGAGGTCAGTTCTTTTAACGAGAAACACGCTCTCCCAGCAGCTGTGTTAGTCAGCCTGGCGGTAAATTTGCCTCACCTTCAGGCAAAACTATATAGTAAGAGGCTCTGTCAGTTCAGCTAATCGTGACTTTAGAACGT
This Sander lucioperca isolate FBNREF2018 chromosome 9, SLUC_FBN_1.2, whole genome shotgun sequence DNA region includes the following protein-coding sequences:
- the ticam1 gene encoding TIR domain-containing adapter molecule 1, encoding MNQGGQENQGTGLRDVLDILVKALPQKLLSLTFQLGESPEENIVHALCLILLQKEERALNKLQMLKDNYLANHLAEKWQMSGGKFEDFADHCGHFQEFTGESLAQLARLFKVLSEQRLCDPTLRNLAYKRSLSSDIRKTSKCKDLEYDLLREEAKNVCGPQFAELICSPKDLKSGSYHDPLSSLGEGNTTLKVTLSQDQSERAHSLPSPLQATSSIPSYPSHLEISIPPTASFQDDKITPETSDKSKLNNPVLFGECEAKNALGQSHTSQPKSSEPPMFGAKKHSKMDGTLAAEGSKLDSLITRCETLNQTTKPTTEPNFATAANIFPLKMPVPNEMHESKDAEEEEKPTFYPFVILHAPEDEDVAESMRERLETLMRVDGEGATFSGDFAEPGKSTLRCVEDAINNSAFTLLLLTCNFNTRMLEMETDSALINSMNKKHKYNTVIPLLPLENCMPRESIPLVLRTLNPLRENNSFARQLNKFLSPAKIKNQKKIWTAEQTVKMQMERQERLKNLNQYQKQLIKECSTAQLLEKENLSLLMAQRLLFGPSVPPEQEGGDGRVQWQQQQQQQQQQQQPNIHIENARYIMIGNDSQMTVDFGGGADKEDYIDREEEQ